In bacterium, a genomic segment contains:
- a CDS encoding ATP-binding protein: AEGSFSIESTPGKGTKIFASFKLAHIDRKPLGNIKETIKTLIIGNPEIRLIYKHKMDGKIFFLDTKRIKHKNIKETIEHIDKKLQGLIQ; encoded by the coding sequence AGGCAGAGGGTTCTTTTTCTATAGAATCAACGCCTGGCAAAGGGACAAAGATTTTTGCCTCCTTTAAATTAGCTCACATTGACCGAAAGCCATTGGGCAATATCAAGGAGACAATAAAAACATTGATTATAGGAAATCCAGAGATAAGGCTTATTTACAAACACAAAATGGATGGGAAGATATTTTTTCTTGATACAAAGAGGATAAAGCATAAAAACATAAAAGAAACCATAGAACACATTGACAAGAAATTACAAGGATTGATACAATAA
- a CDS encoding PHP domain-containing protein, with the protein MSIFKADLHIHTTLSPCSELDMTPKRIIKRAKEVGLDIIAITDHNSAENVEVAKKIGEKGGIFVLGGIEATTREEVHILGLFEDLENLFSFQERLYQDIPTIQDKEWKEQVVVDEDDLVLGFNKRLLVSATSLSVNDMVSFIHSLGGIAIASHIERAFGIIAQLGFIPEGLGLDGIEGRDGIASSDAHFLEDIGCKYTIFFLEKPSLFEIKSALQNGRYFIAHS; encoded by the coding sequence ATGTCCATTTTTAAAGCAGACCTCCATATCCATACTACCCTCTCTCCCTGTAGTGAGCTGGATATGACTCCCAAAAGGATAATAAAAAGGGCAAAGGAAGTAGGGCTTGATATTATTGCCATAACCGATCATAATTCCGCAGAAAATGTGGAAGTTGCAAAGAAAATAGGAGAAAAAGGGGGAATCTTTGTTTTGGGAGGGATTGAAGCAACCACAAGGGAGGAGGTTCATATCTTAGGGCTATTTGAGGATTTGGAAAACCTTTTTTCCTTCCAAGAAAGGCTATATCAGGATATTCCAACCATACAAGACAAAGAATGGAAAGAACAGGTTGTGGTGGATGAAGATGACCTTGTCCTGGGGTTTAATAAAAGGCTTCTGGTTTCTGCCACAAGCCTCTCTGTAAATGATATGGTTTCCTTTATCCATTCATTGGGTGGAATAGCCATTGCCTCACATATTGAAAGGGCATTTGGCATAATTGCTCAGCTTGGATTTATCCCAGAGGGATTAGGGCTTGATGGAATTGAAGGAAGAGACGGAATAGCAAGCTCTGATGCCCATTTTCTAGAAGATATTGGATGTAAATATACAATCTTTTTTCTAGAAAAACCTAGCCTCTTTGAGATAAAATCTGCCTTACAAAATGGAAGATATTTCATTGCACATTCTTGA